The following are encoded in a window of Egicoccus sp. AB-alg6-2 genomic DNA:
- a CDS encoding exodeoxyribonuclease III: MRLVTWNVNSLKARMPRVFELLDAHDPDVVCLQETKCAAEAFPHLEFAMAGYHAVEHSAGRWNGVALLVRDDLEVDQVVRGLVGEPDVAEARWIEARVGGVQVVSAYVVNGRRPDHPMFAAKLAFFDAIRDRARSLVAGGPTVIAGDLNVTRDDRDVWDPAAFLGATHVTPEERAHFESVLAVGLVDAYREVEPDGTGFTWWDYRMGALHKNLGMRLDYALVSSHLAVRNVVVDRTFRKNNQAGDKPSDHAPLLVDVERH; encoded by the coding sequence GTGCGTCTGGTCACCTGGAACGTCAACTCGCTCAAGGCCCGCATGCCCCGCGTGTTCGAGTTGCTGGACGCCCACGATCCCGACGTGGTCTGCCTGCAGGAGACCAAGTGCGCCGCCGAAGCCTTCCCCCACCTCGAGTTCGCCATGGCCGGCTACCACGCCGTCGAGCACTCGGCCGGTCGCTGGAACGGCGTCGCGTTGCTCGTCCGCGACGACCTCGAGGTGGACCAGGTCGTTCGGGGACTGGTCGGTGAACCCGACGTCGCCGAGGCCCGGTGGATCGAGGCGCGCGTCGGTGGGGTACAGGTCGTGAGCGCCTACGTGGTCAACGGCCGGCGCCCCGATCATCCGATGTTCGCCGCGAAGCTGGCCTTCTTCGACGCGATCCGGGATCGTGCGCGGTCACTGGTGGCCGGCGGCCCGACCGTGATCGCCGGCGACCTCAACGTCACCCGCGACGACCGTGACGTGTGGGATCCCGCCGCCTTCCTCGGTGCGACGCACGTCACGCCCGAGGAGCGGGCCCACTTCGAATCGGTGCTGGCCGTCGGCCTCGTCGACGCCTACCGCGAGGTCGAACCCGACGGTACGGGGTTCACGTGGTGGGACTACCGCATGGGTGCGTTGCACAAGAACCTCGGGATGCGGCTGGACTATGCGTTGGTCAGCTCCCACCTCGCCGTCCGCAACGTCGTGGTGGACCGCACCTTCCGCAAGAACAACCAGGCGGGTGACAAGCCCTCGGACCACGCGCCGCTGCTCGTCGACGTCGAACGTCACTAG